In a single window of the Suttonella indologenes genome:
- the sdhC gene encoding succinate dehydrogenase, cytochrome b556 subunit: MKVAKDQRPLSPHLQVYKWETHMAMSILHRATGVASAVGLLMLTCWLLAAGGGEASWRSANQLFRNPLIVLIMFFWSGALIYHLCNGIRHLTWDVGKGLGKDDARKSAKVVQIAAAVLTLSLWIGIWAQG, translated from the coding sequence ATGAAAGTAGCAAAAGATCAGCGGCCTTTGTCGCCGCATTTGCAAGTGTATAAATGGGAAACCCATATGGCGATGTCGATTTTGCATCGCGCTACGGGGGTGGCGTCGGCGGTGGGTCTGCTGATGCTGACGTGTTGGCTCTTGGCCGCCGGCGGTGGCGAGGCTTCTTGGCGCAGCGCAAATCAGTTGTTCCGCAATCCTTTGATTGTGCTGATTATGTTTTTCTGGTCAGGGGCGCTGATTTATCATTTGTGCAATGGTATCCGTCATTTGACTTGGGATGTGGGCAAGGGCTTAGGCAAAGACGATGCACGCAAGAGCGCGAAAGTGGTGCAGATTGCCGCCGCAGTGCTGACTTTGAGCTTGTGGATTGGCATTTGGGCGCAGGGGTAG
- the ahpF gene encoding alkyl hydroperoxide reductase subunit F — protein MIEQNLLDAVKQYTANLDKDITFVLQTGEHSKREELKSFLNDIVSVSERLHLEESDFTDARSPISFTLLADKTHTGIIFSGIPGGHEFSSLILAILQAGGTALKLDESVQALVRNVKEPLRFETFISLSCHNCPEVVQALNQFALLNPLISNDMIDGGLFQEEIEKRNIQGVPAVFLNDESFANGKIDTAKLIEKLLEKYPHITEGAASTQALPLQDVTVIGGGPAGAAAAIYAARKGLKVTLIADRIGGQVKDTMGIENLIGTKETTGPKLAAQLQEHIRANDITVKENLSVKSVEKGEKSHAVILQTGERIDTRTLIIASGAKWRELGVPGEKENLGQGVAYCPHCDGPFFKGKHVAVIGGGNSGIEAAIDLAGIVRHVSVFEFADSLKADKVLVDAAQKRDNIDIYLGVATQSIQASGGKVTALEYQKRADQSTHRLELDGVFVQIGLVPNTAFLGDTVRLSKFGEIEVNARGETSTPGIFAAGDCTTVPYKQIVIAMGEGAKAALSAFDYLIRQN, from the coding sequence ATGATAGAACAGAATTTGTTAGACGCAGTCAAACAATACACTGCAAACCTCGATAAAGACATCACTTTCGTCTTACAAACCGGCGAACACAGCAAACGCGAAGAGCTGAAAAGCTTCTTAAACGACATCGTTTCCGTATCTGAGCGTCTACATCTTGAAGAAAGCGATTTCACCGATGCACGCAGCCCGATCAGCTTTACCCTCTTAGCAGACAAAACCCATACCGGCATCATTTTCTCCGGCATTCCCGGCGGACATGAATTTTCTTCGCTGATTCTGGCGATTCTGCAAGCCGGCGGCACAGCACTGAAACTTGATGAAAGCGTGCAAGCATTGGTGCGCAATGTGAAAGAGCCGCTGCGTTTTGAAACCTTCATTTCCCTTTCTTGCCACAACTGCCCCGAAGTCGTGCAGGCTTTGAACCAATTCGCCCTGCTCAATCCTTTGATTAGCAACGACATGATTGACGGCGGGCTGTTCCAAGAAGAAATCGAAAAACGCAATATCCAAGGCGTGCCGGCGGTATTTTTAAACGACGAAAGCTTTGCCAACGGCAAAATCGACACCGCCAAATTGATTGAAAAACTCTTGGAAAAATATCCGCATATTACGGAAGGCGCAGCAAGCACGCAAGCATTGCCGTTGCAAGACGTTACCGTCATCGGCGGTGGACCTGCCGGTGCGGCTGCTGCAATTTATGCCGCGCGCAAAGGTTTAAAAGTGACTTTAATTGCCGACCGCATCGGCGGACAAGTCAAAGACACGATGGGCATTGAAAATCTCATCGGCACCAAAGAAACCACCGGCCCGAAATTGGCTGCGCAATTACAAGAACATATCCGCGCCAATGACATCACCGTCAAAGAAAATCTTTCCGTCAAAAGCGTGGAAAAAGGCGAAAAAAGCCATGCAGTGATTTTGCAGACCGGCGAACGCATCGACACTCGCACCCTGATTATTGCCAGCGGCGCGAAATGGCGTGAATTGGGCGTGCCAGGGGAAAAAGAAAACCTTGGGCAAGGTGTGGCTTACTGTCCGCATTGCGACGGTCCTTTCTTCAAAGGCAAACATGTAGCGGTCATCGGCGGCGGCAATTCCGGCATCGAAGCGGCGATTGACCTTGCCGGTATCGTGCGCCATGTCAGCGTCTTTGAATTTGCCGACAGCCTGAAAGCGGATAAAGTTTTGGTAGATGCCGCACAAAAACGCGACAATATCGATATTTATCTCGGCGTCGCCACCCAATCGATTCAAGCCAGTGGCGGCAAAGTTACCGCGCTTGAATATCAAAAACGCGCCGACCAAAGCACGCACCGCCTTGAATTGGACGGCGTATTCGTACAAATCGGACTGGTGCCGAACACCGCCTTCTTAGGTGATACCGTCCGACTAAGCAAATTCGGCGAGATCGAAGTCAATGCCCGCGGCGAAACCAGCACTCCCGGCATTTTTGCCGCCGGCGACTGCACTACCGTGCCGTATAAGCAAATCGTGATTGCCATGGGCGAAGGAGCAAAAGCGGCATTATCCGCCTTTGATTATTTGATTCGCCAAAACTAA
- a CDS encoding DEAD/DEAH box helicase: MTTFSDLGLPDFLVATLRHSGYEQPTPIQAQAIPLALAGKDLLLSAQTGSGKTAAFVLPLLAKLSEQPSKIKKPRALIITPTRELAQQVQDSLRKYSRGMDWLFSIPLLGGAPYGGQIRALKKGVSVVVATPGRLLDHLREGTLDLSKLQYLVIDEADRMLDMGFSDDIAAIIDACPPERQTIMSSATWDGAVGKIAAGFTYQAEKIVIAPQHQHIEESIYFSDDQQHKNALLDRLLSGENIKQAIVFAATKKSSEEIAAMLHEQGHRARFLHGDLPQQKRNRIVEDLRKGKTDILVATDVAARGIDIPAISHVINYDLPRQSEDYVHRIGRSGRAGRTGTAMSLVSLGDRAALAQLQRYLKRDLSIEVLEGLEPKKVAPIKKEKAAGKNARGKFFKGKQAKPFSKNKSSAKNDSYKSSAPKRNAKPGVKLGAVKSKRTHASR; the protein is encoded by the coding sequence ATGACAACTTTTTCCGATTTAGGACTTCCCGATTTCCTCGTAGCTACCCTCAGACACAGCGGCTACGAACAACCCACTCCCATCCAAGCGCAAGCGATTCCTTTGGCGCTTGCCGGCAAAGATTTGCTCTTATCCGCGCAAACCGGTTCGGGCAAAACGGCGGCATTTGTGCTGCCGCTATTGGCAAAATTATCCGAGCAGCCTTCTAAAATCAAAAAACCGCGCGCCCTTATCATCACGCCGACCCGCGAACTTGCCCAGCAAGTACAAGACAGTTTGCGCAAATACAGCCGCGGCATGGATTGGCTATTTTCCATTCCCCTGCTTGGCGGCGCGCCCTACGGCGGACAAATTCGCGCGCTGAAAAAAGGCGTTTCCGTCGTCGTCGCCACCCCCGGACGCCTACTTGATCATCTGCGCGAAGGCACTTTAGATCTCTCCAAATTGCAATACCTTGTCATTGATGAAGCCGACCGCATGTTAGACATGGGCTTTTCAGACGATATTGCCGCAATCATCGATGCCTGTCCGCCGGAAAGACAAACTATCATGAGCTCCGCCACATGGGATGGTGCGGTAGGCAAAATCGCCGCCGGCTTCACTTACCAAGCGGAAAAAATCGTGATTGCACCGCAGCATCAGCACATTGAAGAAAGCATTTATTTCAGCGACGACCAGCAGCATAAAAATGCCCTGCTTGATCGTCTTTTAAGCGGTGAAAACATCAAACAGGCGATTGTTTTTGCCGCCACCAAGAAAAGCAGCGAAGAAATTGCCGCCATGCTGCATGAACAAGGACATCGCGCGCGTTTCTTACACGGCGATTTACCGCAGCAAAAACGCAATCGCATCGTTGAAGATTTGCGTAAAGGCAAAACCGATATTCTCGTAGCAACCGATGTTGCCGCCAGAGGTATCGACATTCCGGCCATCAGCCACGTTATCAACTATGATTTGCCGCGCCAAAGCGAAGACTATGTGCACCGCATCGGACGCAGCGGACGCGCAGGACGCACAGGAACGGCAATGTCATTGGTCAGCCTCGGCGATCGCGCCGCACTGGCGCAATTGCAGCGCTATCTCAAACGAGATTTAAGCATTGAAGTATTGGAAGGATTAGAGCCGAAAAAAGTCGCGCCTATCAAAAAAGAGAAAGCGGCGGGCAAAAATGCGCGTGGCAAATTCTTTAAAGGCAAGCAGGCCAAACCCTTCAGCAAAAACAAATCTTCGGCCAAAAACGACAGCTATAAATCCTCGGCACCAAAGCGTAATGCCAAACCGGGCGTCAAATTAGGCGCGGTAAAAAGCAAACGCACGCACGCAAGCCGCTAA
- a CDS encoding META domain-containing protein — translation MLKRHSYTLACVAAVGFLLSACQSSGLGSANGTLGPNHERGLWQLSQGSIDNRPLNTALAPITLQTGEGEFSGNSGVNQYRVAVERSGSDLSVDENIQITRMAGDIEQMRLESDYLSALRRITKAKQQAEFLQLSGEGVELLFRPN, via the coding sequence ATGTTGAAACGCCATTCTTATACGTTGGCTTGTGTCGCCGCCGTCGGTTTTTTATTAAGCGCTTGCCAAAGTTCGGGACTAGGCTCGGCAAACGGTACGCTTGGTCCGAATCATGAGCGGGGATTATGGCAATTGAGCCAAGGCAGCATTGATAATCGCCCATTAAACACCGCTTTAGCGCCGATTACTTTGCAGACGGGCGAGGGTGAATTTAGTGGCAATAGCGGCGTTAATCAATATCGCGTAGCCGTAGAGCGTAGCGGCAGCGATTTATCAGTCGATGAGAATATTCAAATCACGCGTATGGCCGGTGATATTGAGCAAATGCGTTTGGAGAGCGATTATTTATCTGCTTTGCGCCGTATTACAAAGGCAAAACAGCAGGCAGAATTTTTGCAATTGAGCGGGGAGGGCGTTGAGCTTCTCTTTCGTCCTAATTAA
- a CDS encoding hydrogen peroxide-inducible genes activator — protein sequence MITLRQIQFALAVARHKHFKRAAEECNISQSALSLGIAEMEKNLGVSIFERNNKQVVVTPIGEELIQRAEKIFLDAQQLVERAHAGQKDLGFGMSIGFIPTIAPFYLPVLLPIVREAYPKFEMNVVEKTSEHLVNMVQTGRLDAAVIALPYDTSSLEVSTIGDENFFILVHEDNSLSKEKKISPAKLKKQPLMLLGDGHCLRDHIMEVCKFQRNTGQDMFRDASLNTLVQLTLNNMGLTLVPEMALSQMSAYPNLKEIPLDAPTPHRTLAIITRPNYPRAADMNLLLDLFKQALIDSKMK from the coding sequence ATGATTACTTTACGTCAAATCCAATTCGCCCTAGCTGTTGCAAGACATAAGCATTTCAAACGTGCAGCGGAAGAGTGCAATATTTCTCAGTCTGCCTTGTCTTTAGGCATTGCGGAAATGGAGAAAAACCTCGGGGTTTCTATTTTCGAACGCAATAATAAGCAGGTCGTGGTTACGCCGATCGGCGAAGAGCTGATCCAAAGAGCTGAGAAAATCTTTTTAGATGCGCAGCAATTGGTCGAGCGTGCCCATGCAGGACAAAAGGATCTCGGCTTTGGCATGAGCATCGGCTTTATTCCGACGATTGCACCTTTCTATTTACCTGTTTTACTGCCGATTGTGCGTGAGGCTTACCCGAAATTCGAAATGAATGTGGTGGAAAAAACTAGCGAGCATTTGGTCAATATGGTGCAAACCGGGCGTTTAGATGCGGCGGTCATCGCGCTGCCTTATGATACCTCGAGCTTGGAAGTCAGTACGATTGGCGATGAGAATTTCTTCATTTTAGTACATGAAGATAACTCTTTGAGCAAAGAGAAAAAAATCAGCCCTGCCAAATTGAAAAAGCAACCGTTGATGCTTTTGGGCGACGGACATTGTCTGCGTGATCACATTATGGAAGTCTGCAAATTCCAGCGCAATACGGGGCAGGATATGTTCCGCGATGCCAGTTTAAATACATTGGTGCAATTGACGCTGAATAATATGGGGCTGACATTGGTGCCTGAAATGGCATTGTCTCAAATGAGCGCTTATCCGAATTTAAAAGAAATTCCTTTAGATGCGCCTACGCCGCACCGCACTTTGGCGATTATTACGCGTCCGAATTATCCGCGCGCGGCAGATATGAATCTGCTTTTGGATTTATTCAAGCAGGCGCTTATCGACAGCAAAATGAAATGA
- the ahpC gene encoding alkyl hydroperoxide reductase subunit C: MPIINRSIPEFKVQAYHNGQFKTVTHEDVKGKWAIFCFYPADFTFVCPTELEDLAKHYDEFQKLGAEVYSVSCDTHFTHKAWHDTSDAIGKITYPMLGDPTGVLARGFDVMIEEEGVAFRGTFLVNPEGQIKVAEIHDNGIGRSAKDMVRKLKAAKYVAEHDGEVCPAAWEEGQETLKPSLDLVGKI, from the coding sequence ATGCCGATTATCAATCGTTCAATCCCTGAGTTCAAAGTACAAGCCTACCACAATGGGCAATTCAAAACCGTCACGCATGAAGACGTGAAAGGCAAATGGGCTATTTTCTGCTTCTATCCTGCTGATTTCACATTCGTTTGCCCGACCGAATTGGAAGATTTGGCAAAGCATTACGATGAATTCCAAAAATTAGGCGCTGAAGTTTATTCAGTTTCTTGCGACACGCATTTCACGCACAAAGCATGGCACGACACTTCCGATGCCATCGGTAAAATCACTTACCCGATGTTGGGCGATCCGACCGGCGTATTGGCACGCGGTTTTGACGTCATGATTGAAGAAGAAGGCGTCGCTTTCCGCGGTACTTTCTTAGTCAATCCCGAAGGTCAAATCAAAGTGGCGGAAATCCACGACAACGGCATCGGACGCAGCGCTAAAGACATGGTTCGCAAACTGAAAGCGGCGAAATACGTTGCCGAGCACGATGGCGAAGTTTGCCCGGCGGCATGGGAAGAAGGTCAAGAAACCTTAAAACCAAGCCTTGATTTAGTTGGCAAAATCTAA
- a CDS encoding SixA phosphatase family protein yields MQRIFWRHAQAAWAANDLERPLTEVGRLQAQAAADWLKDQDIDFPLYTSEARRAQETGRYYAEPKQKLSGLNPDGNIAAVYAALAQIQDETAVIVGHLPWLGKIVGEFLEKPSGYIEVNTAEIFWLEQKDGIWQLKGHFAG; encoded by the coding sequence ATGCAACGTATTTTTTGGCGACACGCCCAAGCCGCTTGGGCAGCAAATGATTTAGAACGTCCGCTGACGGAAGTCGGGCGACTGCAGGCGCAAGCCGCCGCCGATTGGCTGAAAGACCAAGACATCGACTTTCCGCTATATACCTCCGAAGCCCGCCGCGCTCAAGAAACAGGCAGATATTATGCCGAGCCTAAGCAGAAGCTATCAGGGCTTAATCCCGACGGCAATATTGCAGCGGTTTATGCTGCATTGGCGCAAATTCAGGATGAGACGGCGGTGATTGTCGGACATCTGCCTTGGTTGGGGAAAATTGTCGGCGAATTTCTCGAAAAGCCTTCCGGCTATATTGAAGTCAATACTGCTGAAATATTTTGGCTAGAGCAGAAAGATGGTATTTGGCAGCTTAAAGGGCATTTTGCAGGCTAA
- the rlmKL gene encoding bifunctional 23S rRNA (guanine(2069)-N(7))-methyltransferase RlmK/23S rRNA (guanine(2445)-N(2))-methyltransferase RlmL produces MYKIILPCAKGTEQVLQAEADTLGLQNSKIGVAVVSGEGDELTAYRLCLWSRVASRVLLVLTEYDMASPEDLYAGAYTIDWTEHLSADTRFAIRFSGTGQGIRNTQFGALKVKDAVVDRLREYYKRRPDVDTDNPDIRIDAHLQRGRVTLALDVSGGALHERGYRQWQGKAPIRETLAAAMLYRGKWHEQAQAKKTLIDPMCGAGTLLLEALMMAADIAPGLKRQKFGFEQWQQHRPSHWRQLLGEAQARAEEGLKHFSHKFYGFDSDAQVLAAARKNAESAGLAKYIHFETRAVEHFRFEKAYGEVGFIVSNPPYGERLGEITDLVPLYAHIGQAFKTFPDDWTMTLIASNEALLKRLKLRAQRQYQIFNGALEGKILLYERAQQPEDAQEIREAVLEDAPSALSEVAQMFANRLQKNLGKLKKWAANVPTNAYRIYDKDLPEYAFAIDVYGEHLLVQEYAAPKEIPKEKAQQRLFDVLQALPVASGFAPENIVLKTRERQSGNKQYEKLDDSEQRLMVQEGRANFLVNLRDYLDVGLFLDHRPMRLMLAKEAQGKRFLNLFCYTASASVHAALGGARYSTSVDLSGKYLDWAQDNFHLNALGSEHRLVKADVMEWLAKGQDQYDLIFCDPPTFSNTKKENRLFDVQKHHVALIELAMQRLAKDGILYFSNNYRGFKLDEAALAAFQLKEISTATIDKDFERNPRIHRVWKIRHQ; encoded by the coding sequence ATGTATAAGATTATTCTTCCTTGTGCAAAGGGGACAGAGCAGGTGTTGCAAGCGGAGGCGGATACGCTGGGTTTGCAAAATAGTAAAATCGGTGTGGCGGTGGTTTCGGGCGAGGGCGATGAGCTAACGGCATATCGTCTGTGTTTGTGGTCAAGAGTGGCAAGCCGCGTGCTGTTGGTCTTGACGGAATATGACATGGCTTCGCCCGAGGATTTATACGCAGGGGCTTATACAATCGATTGGACGGAACATTTGTCGGCGGATACGCGTTTTGCGATTCGCTTTTCAGGCACGGGGCAGGGCATTCGCAATACGCAATTCGGCGCACTGAAAGTCAAAGATGCGGTGGTGGATAGGTTGCGGGAATATTATAAACGCCGTCCCGATGTCGATACGGACAACCCTGATATTCGCATTGATGCCCATCTGCAACGTGGAAGAGTAACGCTGGCTTTGGATGTTTCCGGCGGCGCATTGCATGAGCGCGGTTATCGTCAATGGCAGGGGAAAGCGCCCATTCGCGAGACTTTAGCGGCGGCGATGCTGTATCGCGGCAAATGGCATGAGCAGGCGCAAGCGAAAAAGACTTTGATTGATCCTATGTGCGGCGCAGGTACTTTGTTGCTGGAAGCCTTGATGATGGCGGCGGATATCGCACCGGGCTTAAAGCGTCAGAAATTCGGATTTGAACAATGGCAGCAGCACCGTCCCAGTCATTGGCGGCAACTGCTCGGCGAAGCGCAGGCGCGGGCGGAAGAAGGGCTGAAACATTTTTCCCATAAATTTTACGGCTTCGATAGCGATGCGCAAGTCTTGGCGGCAGCAAGGAAGAATGCCGAGTCGGCAGGTTTGGCAAAATATATTCATTTTGAAACGCGCGCTGTGGAGCATTTTCGTTTTGAAAAAGCCTATGGAGAAGTAGGGTTTATCGTTTCCAATCCGCCTTATGGCGAACGTTTGGGTGAGATTACGGATTTGGTGCCGCTGTATGCGCATATCGGACAGGCTTTCAAAACCTTTCCCGATGATTGGACAATGACTTTAATCGCTTCTAATGAAGCATTGCTAAAACGATTGAAATTGCGTGCGCAGCGGCAGTATCAAATTTTCAACGGTGCTTTGGAGGGTAAGATTCTGCTTTATGAGCGTGCGCAGCAGCCCGAAGATGCTCAAGAAATACGAGAAGCGGTACTGGAGGACGCACCGAGCGCTTTGTCGGAGGTGGCGCAAATGTTTGCCAACCGTCTGCAAAAAAATCTCGGCAAATTAAAAAAATGGGCGGCGAATGTGCCGACAAATGCTTACCGCATTTATGATAAAGATTTGCCTGAATATGCTTTTGCGATAGATGTTTACGGCGAACATTTGCTGGTGCAGGAGTATGCCGCACCTAAAGAGATCCCCAAGGAAAAAGCGCAGCAGCGTTTATTTGATGTCTTGCAGGCTCTGCCTGTCGCCAGCGGCTTTGCGCCGGAAAATATCGTTTTAAAAACGCGGGAGCGGCAATCGGGCAATAAGCAGTACGAAAAATTAGATGATAGCGAGCAGCGACTGATGGTGCAGGAAGGGCGGGCGAATTTTCTCGTGAATTTGCGCGATTATTTGGATGTGGGTTTGTTTTTGGACCACCGCCCCATGCGTCTGATGCTGGCAAAAGAAGCGCAGGGCAAACGCTTTTTGAATCTGTTTTGCTATACCGCTTCCGCCAGCGTGCATGCGGCATTAGGCGGTGCGCGATACAGCACCAGCGTTGATTTGTCGGGCAAATATCTGGATTGGGCGCAGGATAATTTTCATTTGAATGCTTTGGGTTCCGAGCATCGCTTGGTCAAAGCCGATGTGATGGAATGGTTGGCAAAAGGGCAGGACCAATACGATCTTATCTTCTGCGATCCGCCGACCTTTTCCAATACCAAAAAAGAAAACCGCTTATTTGATGTGCAAAAACATCATGTGGCATTGATTGAATTAGCCATGCAGCGTTTGGCTAAAGACGGGATTTTGTATTTTTCTAATAATTACCGCGGTTTTAAATTAGATGAGGCGGCATTGGCGGCATTTCAGCTTAAGGAAATTAGTACCGCAACCATCGATAAGGACTTTGAGCGCAATCCGCGCATTCATCGCGTGTGGAAAATCCGGCATCAATAA
- a CDS encoding DUF1674 domain-containing protein produces the protein MSEHHHRSDEPASDEKNLSVQPSQIEEKTAIVEEIGGPEGLEPTRYGDWERKGRCIDF, from the coding sequence ATGTCAGAGCATCATCATCGGTCGGACGAGCCGGCGTCAGACGAAAAAAATCTATCCGTGCAACCAAGCCAAATAGAAGAGAAGACCGCAATTGTTGAGGAAATCGGCGGTCCCGAGGGTTTGGAGCCTACTCGCTACGGCGATTGGGAGCGCAAAGGGCGTTGTATCGATTTTTAG
- a CDS encoding YgfZ/GcvT domain-containing protein, whose protein sequence is MKSQSSLSILQIAGSEAETYLQNLLTADIRTVADGHWTNAAFCSPQGKVQAMLRIARIEKNYFVLIPETLSESIAKRWKLFSLNRPVQLIPRSELEASAVGGTERSAALENNHLSFGGINGFTAADNIAARFAQILPATQDQFLPQMLGLEENGGLSYAKGCYIGQEIIARAHSRAPVRRHLQLLQSETAQNSPLAAGDTLYAEEQAAANIIESYIENDRLIALAVVQDRYADSLLSDAQGNRYYCL, encoded by the coding sequence ATGAAATCACAATCTTCTCTATCTATTCTGCAAATCGCAGGCTCTGAAGCGGAAACCTATCTGCAAAACCTCCTCACCGCCGACATCCGTACAGTCGCGGACGGTCATTGGACAAACGCCGCCTTCTGCTCGCCGCAAGGCAAAGTGCAAGCTATGCTGCGCATCGCCCGCATTGAGAAAAATTACTTCGTCCTCATACCCGAAACACTCAGCGAAAGCATCGCCAAACGCTGGAAACTCTTCAGCCTCAACCGCCCCGTGCAACTCATACCGCGATCGGAGCTAGAAGCAAGCGCCGTCGGCGGCACAGAACGCAGCGCCGCTTTAGAAAACAATCACCTCTCTTTCGGCGGCATCAACGGCTTTACGGCGGCGGATAACATCGCCGCCCGATTCGCACAAATCCTCCCCGCCACCCAAGACCAATTCCTACCGCAAATGCTCGGCTTGGAAGAAAACGGCGGACTCAGCTATGCCAAAGGCTGCTACATCGGACAAGAAATCATTGCCCGCGCCCACTCGCGCGCACCCGTGCGCCGCCATCTGCAACTATTGCAGAGCGAAACTGCACAAAACAGTCCGCTTGCCGCCGGCGACACGCTCTACGCAGAAGAACAAGCAGCAGCAAATATTATTGAAAGCTATATCGAAAACGACCGCCTAATCGCTCTTGCCGTCGTGCAAGACCGCTATGCCGACAGCCTTTTAAGCGACGCGCAAGGCAATCGCTATTACTGTTTATAA
- the cysZ gene encoding sulfate transporter CysZ encodes MKGLDCLRQAFAWLKHKDLRQYIWLPLLINVLLYGTGMWALIRYFSALMNHFLPTDSWLAFLHWLLWPVIAVMIVVLVLYTFSLLANLIAAPFNGFLAAKVEALETGQAPDSGMSLAAEIWQSIAQEIRKTYFFLLWAIPILLTGFVPPLNLLTPFLWFAYSAYSAYLQYMDYPMANNGIFFTQQRPILRRRLSDIIGFGGIASFLLMIPLINLVAMPVSVIAATLHWVRHVRPNLPQTA; translated from the coding sequence ATGAAAGGACTAGATTGCCTACGCCAAGCTTTTGCTTGGCTTAAGCATAAAGACCTGCGCCAATATATTTGGCTGCCTCTGCTGATTAATGTATTGCTCTACGGCACCGGCATGTGGGCATTGATTCGGTATTTCTCCGCCTTGATGAATCATTTTCTGCCCACGGATTCATGGTTGGCTTTCTTGCATTGGCTGCTATGGCCTGTCATCGCCGTGATGATTGTCGTGTTGGTTTTATACACGTTTTCCTTGCTTGCAAATTTGATTGCCGCGCCGTTTAACGGTTTTTTGGCGGCAAAAGTCGAGGCTTTGGAAACAGGGCAGGCGCCGGATTCCGGCATGAGTTTAGCGGCGGAAATCTGGCAAAGTATTGCACAGGAAATTCGCAAAACCTACTTTTTTTTGCTTTGGGCAATTCCTATTTTGCTGACGGGTTTTGTACCGCCCTTAAATCTTCTGACCCCGTTTTTATGGTTTGCGTATTCTGCTTATTCCGCTTATTTGCAATATATGGATTATCCTATGGCAAATAATGGTATCTTTTTTACGCAGCAGCGTCCTATTTTGCGGCGGCGTTTAAGCGATATTATAGGATTTGGCGGTATTGCTTCCTTTTTGCTGATGATTCCGCTGATTAATCTGGTAGCAATGCCGGTAAGCGTGATTGCCGCAACCCTGCATTGGGTCCGTCATGTGCGACCCAATCTTCCTCAAACCGCATAA
- a CDS encoding YhcB family protein has product METTSAANTFLSPEVLIAALIGFVLGAIIFYLLGRKNAEPADNPLQKPYDELQAEYKNYREKINTHFSKTATAVDNLTKSYQEVFDHLSEGAQQLMEGEALKIERAKRQGKAVTLAYLSNIEARQSSIPSPSNAQESIENKAENKNEHKADTKTETNVRVAPRPAEAAKPAAQPKNDKVAKTEPAISPLPKAQINEDETAEKTVVEKPVPAAPAAPIQVAEKPVAPANKAVQAAVSAEVKDNQTVAATAKEPGMPIEKPAAHISEKENAQALDKAKAAAPEPASESAEKTFAQKAAENAGLTAVKSQDNVDPLAEVKRHIRENQDNK; this is encoded by the coding sequence ATGGAAACAACATCAGCTGCGAATACTTTTCTAAGCCCCGAAGTGCTTATCGCCGCCTTAATCGGCTTTGTGCTCGGCGCGATTATTTTTTATCTGCTTGGGCGCAAAAATGCTGAACCTGCTGATAATCCCTTGCAAAAACCGTATGATGAATTGCAAGCCGAATACAAAAACTACCGCGAAAAAATCAATACTCATTTTAGTAAAACAGCAACGGCAGTGGATAATCTGACCAAAAGCTATCAAGAAGTTTTTGATCATCTCTCTGAAGGTGCGCAGCAATTAATGGAAGGCGAGGCTTTGAAAATCGAGCGCGCCAAGCGTCAAGGCAAAGCCGTTACGCTGGCTTATTTAAGCAATATCGAAGCGCGTCAATCCAGTATTCCTAGCCCCAGCAATGCACAAGAAAGCATAGAAAACAAAGCAGAAAATAAAAACGAACATAAAGCGGATACAAAAACAGAAACCAATGTGCGTGTTGCTCCGCGTCCGGCAGAAGCGGCAAAACCTGCGGCTCAGCCAAAAAATGATAAAGTCGCCAAAACCGAACCCGCCATTAGCCCGCTTCCAAAAGCTCAAATCAATGAAGACGAAACGGCAGAAAAAACCGTGGTTGAAAAACCTGTTCCTGCGGCACCTGCGGCACCCATTCAAGTGGCGGAAAAACCGGTGGCGCCGGCAAATAAGGCGGTGCAAGCGGCTGTTAGCGCCGAAGTAAAAGATAATCAAACTGTTGCTGCGACGGCGAAAGAACCGGGTATGCCGATTGAAAAACCGGCGGCGCATATTTCGGAAAAAGAAAATGCTCAAGCGCTTGATAAAGCCAAAGCCGCTGCACCGGAACCAGCTTCGGAAAGCGCAGAAAAAACTTTCGCTCAAAAAGCGGCGGAAAATGCAGGACTTACCGCAGTAAAATCCCAAGATAATGTTGACCCTTTAGCGGAAGTGAAGCGTCATATTCGTGAAAATCAAGACAATAAATAA